The DNA region CCAAGGCCTCCGCCCCGGCATCCTCACCGGCCTCCACCTCGAAGGAGACCAACTCCTCGTCGCCACCGCCTACGGCACCGTCCTCCAAGTCGATTCGGAAGAGGCGGCATTGCGGTTCCCCAATGTGTCGACGGAGATTGACAACCTGGCTTCGCCGCGCAAGGACGTCGAAAGTGCGCTCGTTGGGGATCTCATGGATGCAATCTTCGCAGCGCCTGAAGTACCCGATTTCGGGGCTGAGAGAGGTCCATTGCCATCGCATGCCGTTGACGGTGCGCTGGCAAGCGCCCGCGTTGAACAGGCGGAGATCGGAAGCAAGGCGGATGAGCTTTCAATGCGACCGAGCGAGGGGCTTTTCGACCTCGCGCCGGTCGATCTTCGACGAAGCTCATCCGACGCTGTCGACGCCGTCTTCCAGACTTTGACGCAGGAACTCCGGAGCACCCAAGACCTATGGCAACCGGAGCGCCGCGGACGGTTTGTCGCACGATAGATGGGCGATAATCAGGGCGCCCTTGGGCAAGCGCGCGCCAGGCAGGGCTGCGTGTCGCATTGGGTATGAGTCAATTCCCCGTAAGCTGTTATGCAAGCGTATTGAGTTCGCTGCACAGCGACTCACCGTTTCAAGGCTCGTTGACCAAGTCAGTCAGCGAGCCTTTTCTTTTAGCGGGCGCCGCCGACGTCGGAAGAGCCAGAGTATTGATGCGGCCGCTGAAATGTCCCTTGCCAGCGCCTGCGAGGCAGCCATCGCAAGGCCATCGCTGCCGCTGAAAACCGCGGCTTTTACGGCCTGTACGATGACCATACCCCCCAGTCCGGGCCTGCCATATCCGCCGTAACCGTGGAAAGCAAGGTGTTTCGACCGCCCGCAACCTATGCTTAAATGACGTGACCGCGCCGTTCCCCACTCCCGGAGTATTCCACTATGCGCCCCAACACGCTGTTGCCGTTGCTCGCGATCCTGTGCGGCTGGATGACCGCGCCCCCATTAATTCACGCTGCGGAAGGCGACGAGGCCGCCGTTCGCGCGGCGATCGATTCGTATGTCGAAGCCTACAACCGCGGCGATGTCGAGGCCGTGCTCGCACACTGGGCCGATGACGCCGAGTATTTGCTCTCCGGCGGCGAGCGCGTGCAGGGGCGCGACGCGCTGCGGGAGGTGTTCGCCGAATCTTTGGCCGAGGAAAACCGTGCGTCCATCACGGTAGCGAATCCGCACGTGCGCATCCTGTCCGATACGGTCGCCACCGAAGAGGGCGCCGCCACGATGACGCGGACGGGCGAAACGCCGGAAGAAACGTCCTATTTAGCGATCTACGTCAAACAAGGCGACGCGTGGAAACTGACCACGGTACGAGAAACGGAAGTTCAGCCTGTCAGCATTTCGCCCGCCGCGGAGCAATTGGAACAGCTCGCCTGGCTCGTCGGCGAATGGAAAGATGAGAGCGAGGACGCGAAGGTCTCGATTTCGATTCGCTGGTCGGGCAACAACGCATTTCTCGTTTACACGTTCAAAGCTGAAGCGCCGGGAACGGAGCCGCTGGAAGGAACGCAGATCATCGGTTGGGATCCAGTGCAGGAGGTGATTCGTTCCTGGATGTTTGACTCCGACGGCGGCTTTGGTGAAGGCGTCTGGACCAAAGATAACGATCGCTGGGTCGTCACTTTCGAGCAAACGCTGCCCGACGGCGGCCATGCCGCGGCCACCAACATCTACACGCTGGCGGCTGATAATTCCTTCACCTGGCACGCGTTTCAACGCACTTTGAACGGCGAGACGTTGCCAAACCTGCACGATATCTCCATCGTCCGTGTGCAGTCCGAACCGCCTGCCGACACGACTTCCGCCACGCCGCCAGCGCCGGCCGACGATCCGGCTGTCAGCAAGTAATCGCCATACTTGAAACACTTGACCACAAGGACCCACACCATGTTTTCTAGAAACGTTGCCGCCGTGTTGGCGATCGCCGTCTTGTTGTTCACCGCTGATTTGGCCGACGCGCGCGGCGGGCGCGGCGGCGGTGGTGGAGGAGGTGGAGGCCGAGGAGGAGGCGGTGGAGGGGGTGCGTCACGCGGTGGTGGAGGCGCCTCGCGCGGCGGTGGCGGTGGCGGTGGAGGTATGTCACGTTCGCCGTCGATGAGCCGAGCGTCGGCGCCTTCGCGGCCGCAATCCAGTCGCCCGGCGCCTTCCCGTCCGTCGACGGCGAATCGGGCTGGCGGCGGAAACGCTGCGCGCCCGGGAGCAGGCAACTTTTCGCAGTCCGGGGCCGGAAACCGGTCGCGCCCGGGCGGCGCCAATGTGGCGCGGCCTGGCGGTGGACAAGCCGCCGGCGGTCGCAGCGCGTTTCAAAACAACAGCAACTTCAATCGTCCCAGCCAGGGCCAGGTCAACGATTTCCTGAACTTGCCGCAGCAATCAGGCCGCGCCGGGACTTTCTCGGGCGCCCAGCAATCGAATCGAGCTGGGAATGCGACGAGCCGCCAACAATCCGTTGGCGATGGGAGCAACTCCAAATCCTTCACCACGGACCGCGGTACGACCATCACCGTGGGCGGCGGCGCCGGTTCAGGACAAACAGCCGGCGGAGCGACGATTGGCGCAGGCGGCGTCGGGGTCAAAGTCGAAGGCGCCGGCGGCAACACGTTCGTGAAAGGCACAGGCGCGATTGGCGCCACCAACGGGACGAACTCGGCGATCGCCGCGGGTAGCGCGACGGGGGTTCGCGGCGCCAATGGCGCTGGGGCGGCGAATGTCCGCGGAGGCTATGCGGATACGGCCGGAAATCGCGCGATCGGCGGCGCGACCGCCGCGCAAAATCGCGCCGGCTACACAGCCGCGAATGTGCGCGGCGCGCGCTCCAACGGCAACTTCGCACAGGTGGGCAGCGCCTCGGCGATTCGTGGCCCGGCCGGGAATACGATTTCCGGCGGACGCGGCGGTTCGTTCGTGAACGGTCAATTCGTGGGCGGCCAAAACTGGGGTGCAGTGAACGGCAACTTCACGCACTGGAACGCCTTTGGCCCCGGTTGGAACAATGGTTACCCAGGCGCTTGGTGGCCGGGCAAATGGGCGCTTGCCACGACGGCGTGGGCCACCGCGGCCTGGGCCGTGGCCGGCGGCTACTGCGATTGCTACGGCGAGCCTGTGTATTACGACTACGGCGAGTCGGTCTACAGCGACGGCGAGAACATCTACTACGATGATCAGCCGGTCGCCACGAACGACGAGTACTACCAGCAAGCCGAACAAATCGCCGACGCCGGCGCCACGCCGACCGACGAGAACTGGCTGCCGCTGGGCGTGTTCGGCCTGGTCTCCGACGGACAAACGCAGGCGGACAAGCTGCTGCAATTAGCTGTCAACAAAGAAGGCGCGATCCGCGGCAACTACCAGGATCTGGCGACCAACCAGGTCACGCCCGTCAGCGGATCCGTCGACAAGGAAAGCCAGCGCGTGGCGATCAAGCTGGAAGGTAACGACAATTTCCTGTTGGAAACCGGGCTTTACAACCTGACGAACGATGAAGCCCCGGCACTGTTGTACCTCGGCAAAGATGCGCCGCAGACGCGCACGCTGATCCGCTTGCAACAGCCAGCGGATGAAACGGCGGCCGCCGCGCCGCAGTCGTAGGCGACGAGCGAAGTGGCGCCGCCAATTGTTCATCCCAATGGGACGACACAATTCCAGCGTCGTCCCGTTGGGACTCAATGTTCGTCGTGCGCAACTTTTCCAGGCGTTGGCACACCTGGCTATTATCTGCCGCCCCTCCGGGGCTGAGGCAGTCGTCTCTGCGTATTCCTCTCAACGTACCAACTCCTTTACTCCTCTACTCCTCCAGCCACCGCCTCCGCTACCGCGGCGTCGATGTCTTCGCGCGAGATCGGATTCTGCGGATCGCTGAACGTGAATTCCTTCACCAGTTTTCCTGCGCGATCGTAAAGCTGAAAATACGGTAATACCGTACCTTCGCTCATGTTGAAGCCCGCCTGGGCTTCTTCAGTCGTGCCGTCGGCCTCGTACAGCAGGTTTTCGAAGGTCGCGTTCTGCTTGGTGAGGAAATCGAGCGCCGCCGCCTGCGTCGCTTCATCGGTGGGATCGAGCTCCATCGCGACCGAGATCACCGCGAGCCCCGCGTCACGATGCTTGTTCGCCAATTCGACGGTGTGCGGGAATTCTTCCATGCAGTTGCCGCACCAAGTGCCCCAATAGTCGACGAACACGACTTTGCCGCGCTTGCTTTCGAGCAAGTCGCGAAAGTTGTTGTGCGTGGCCTCATGCAGCGCCACGGTTGCGATCGGCGCTTGTGAAACGGCCGCGGCAGCTGCCGGCGCGGGTGCATCCGTCGCCGACGATGTCGTCGTGACCGTGGGTTGCGGACCGCATCCACTCAAGGCGATGGCGGAGGCGAAAATCGAAACCGCGAACTTGTACATGGAACTTGGTCCTGAAATGAACGCCCGAAATAAAAGCGGCCCGGGGCGAACTTCGCCCCGGGCCTGAAATGCTTCACGTACGGCGGCGGTTACTTCTTTTCGTAACGGATACCGCAACCGGCCGGCTTGGTCGACGCGGTCTCCGGCTGGCTGCCGGCGAGCACGGCGTCGATGGCGTCGCGCAGGTAAGTCTTTTTGACTTCGGCGGCGTCTTGGGGATTGTCGTCGATCGCGCCCACGTAGGCGAGCTTGCGCTCGCTGTCGAGTAAGAACACGTGCGGCGTCACTTTCGCGCCGTAGGCCTTGCCGCTCTCCTGGCTGACGTCGAACAGGTACGGGAAATTGAAGCCCTTCTGCTCGGCGCGTTGCTTCATGGCGGGCAAATTGTCGGCTTCGCCGTCTTGGACGTTAATGGCCACGACCTGGACGCCCTTTTCCTCGTAATCCTTCTGCAGCTCGACGAGCCGGTCCTCATACATCACTGCGACCGGGCAGTGATTGCAGGTGAAGACCATCACGACGGCCTTCTTCTCTTCCAAGTCCTTCAGGCTGTGGTCCTTGTCGTCGGTGCCCGGGATGCTGCCCCAGTCCGGCGCCTGGGCGCCAATCTCCAATCCTTTGTTTTCCTTGTCCGCGGCATTGACCGCGGCCAGGGAGAGACCAAAACTGCAGGCCACGGCGACCAGACAAAACAGGCGACGCTTCATGGGAATCCTCGTTCGGGGGTACAGAAATCAGGGGCAAGAATCGGATATTTCGCCGACATCGCGGCGAAAGTGAGTCACAAAAAAACAGCCGTAGGCCAGTTGTTGAACCCCGTCGGCGACCAGAAGTCACGGGGAAAAGTTCCACCATCCTTGGCAAAAGCCTGGGCTGCATCGTTGGATGCGGCTCGAATGCGGAAGTTTCGCTCCGTCGCCCGCGTCCGTCAACAGCGAATCGCGTACCAGCAGGAAAGACGACCCCGGCAAACGCAAACGGCCGTCGAGACGTGGCGTCGTTTTGTACGGAGTGATTCCAGCACGCACGCCACATCCCGCCGGCCGTCCACATTACGGAGGGGGACACATCCGCCAATAGATACGCGGCCCGCAGTCAAAGCGTTCAAAGATTTTCGTCGCCGGCAGCAAGGCGGCGCGTAACTGCTTGACATGGCAGGAATTGCGGCTGGACTACGGTGATGCTCGTTCTTTCTCGGCGGCCGCAAAAGGCTGGAGGGCCGGCAGCATCCGCTCCAGCGTTCGCGGACCGATGCCCGGGACATTTGATAGCTCCGCCGGGCTCCGAAACGGCCCGTGCTGCGTCCGGTATTCCACGATTCGCTGGGCCAGCGTTTCGCCAATCTCGGGAACTTGGGAAAGTTCGGTCCAAGGAGCCGTGTTGACGTCGACCTGGAAGGTGGCCGACCGCGATGGCAGCCGTTCAACGTCGATCATGCGGCCTTGCCAGCCCCCTTGCCGCCACCAGTAAAGCGCCATCAATGCTAGCGCCGCGACGACCAACGCGGCCGTCGTGGCTTGTTCCGCGCGCTTAAGCCAAATTCGCGACGCTATGCCCTCGGAATTTTCCTGGCCATGGTTCTCGCGCACTGATCGCTCCCCGAAGACTGCGACGGCGTTACAATCCCTGCGTAAGACGTCCAGTATGAACGACAACCGGAACGAGGGCGAGCAGCGGCGGCCGATGAAAGATTTTGCTGTGATCACCTGGGACGAGCGGCTCGCGGCGGATTGCCGGGACCTGGTGCGGCTCGCGATTCGAGAAGACCTCGATCGCGCCTACGACTGGACGACCGTGGCGTTGGTGCCCGAAGGCGCGACCGCCACGGCACGGATCGTCGCCCGGCAAAGCGGCGTGATTGCGGGACTGCCCGCGGCGCGCCTCGCGCTGGTGGAATACGATGAAGCCGCCACGTTCGCGCAACATCTGGACGACGGCGCACGCGTCGAGCGCGGCGATTGCGTGGCGACCGTCAGCGGCTCGGCCAGGACGCTGTTGACCGCCGAGCGCGTACTGCTCAACTTCCTGGGACGCTTGTCCGGCGTCGCGTCGCTGACCCGGCGATATTGCGATGCCGCGGCCGGCGCCAAGGCGCGGATTTATGACACACGCAAGACCACGCCAGGCTGGCGCCGGCTGGAAAAATACGCCGTCCACATCGGCGGCGGGCACAATCATCGCGCCGGGCTCTACGACGCGGTACTGATCAAAGACAATCATCTCGCGTTCGGCGCGGACGGTGACGTTGGCGCACGCTATTCACCGGCCGAAGCCGTGCAGCGAGTGCGCGATTTCCTCCGCGAATCGTCGCTGGGCGTGCAATGGGCGTCGTTGATCATCGAGGTGGAAGTCGACTCGCTGGAGCAACTTGCCGCGGTGTTGCCGGTTTGTCCGGACATCATATTGCTGGATAATATGTCGCCCGCCACGCTCGCCACGGCCGTCGCGCAGCGAGATGCAATGGCGCCGAGCGTGGAACTGGAAGCGTCCGGCGGCGTTACGCTTGAAACTGTCGCGGCCATCGCGCAGACCGGCGTGGACCGCATCAGTTCCGGGGCGTTGACGCACTCGGCGGTAAATTTCGACGTGGCGCTCGATTGGGGATTGGCGTAGGGAGATTTCTCTACCGGCCGCGAGCACCGAGCACTATGTCAATCGACTCGCCGAGAATTTCCACCATCCGGCCGATTTGTGCTTCGGTCGTGACGAAACTCGGGGCGAGGTTGTAGACGTCGCCGCGCAAGCGCGTGAAGAGTCCCCTGGATTGCGTCGCATCATGCACGCGTGGCCCGACTTTTTCTGCCGCCGGAAATTCCGCTTTGGTGGCGCGATCGGCGACAAACTCTACCGCCGCCATCAGACCCAGGCCGCGCACGTCGCCGACGTTTGGATGCGTGCCGAGCGTTTTTAGCTGCCGTAGCAGCCGCACGCCCAATTCCGCAGCGCGCTGGAGGAGCCCTTCGCGTTCCAGAATTGCCAAGTTGGCGAGTGCCACGGCGCAGCCCACGGGATGCGCTGAGTAAGTGAAAGCGTGCATCCAGGCGCGTTCGCCAACACCGGCGTCGATGGCCGCTGCGATTCGATCACTGACGCCCACTCCGCCGAACGGAAAATAGCCGCTGGTGATGCCCTTGGCGAAGGTCACCAGGTCCGGCTCGATGCCGTATCGCGAGAGGGCGAACCATTCGCCCGTGCGACCGAACCCCGTAATCACTTCATCCGCGATCAAGAGCACGTTGTGGCGATCGCAGATATTCCGGATCCGTGGCCAGTAATCGTCCGGCGGCACAATCACGCCGCCGGCGCCTTGAATCGGTTCCCCGATGAATGCCGCCACGGTGTCGGCGCCTTCACGGACGATTGCTGCTTCCAATAAGTCGGCGGCCATTTCGCCCGGCGTACGACGATCATCCGGCCCGCGACGGTGTTTTTCCGCATCGAAACGATAAGGATAAGGACTTTCGATATGCAGGAACCCCGGCACGCGTGGCTCGAACATCGGCCAGTAGCTGGAAATGCCGGTCGCGGACATGGCGGCCAGCGTGGTGCCGTGGTAGCCCCACTGTCGTCCGATGACCTTGAATTTGCCCTCGTGGCCCGCGGCGCGCCAGAAATACCGCGCGGTCTTGAAGGCGGTCTCGTTGCTTTCCGCGCCGCCGCTGGTGAAGAAAAACCGGTTGACGTTCGGGTAACAGATTTCGGCCAGTTTCTCGGCGAGTTGAATTGCCGGCCGATTGCTGCCGCCGGCGTACGCGCTGGCATAAGCGAGTCGCTTCATTTGGTCCGCCGCGGCGTCGGCCAGCTCTTCCCGGCCGTGACCGACGACGACGTTCCAGAGCCCGGCCAGGCCGTCGAGGAATTCTCGCCCCGTCTGGTCGATCAGCACCGAGCCCCGCCCCGCGACCCAGATATGCGGATGTTCCTGGGCTTTGGGATTGTGCAACGAATGCAGCAGATGCAAGCGGTCCTGTCCTTCGTCGTCGAACGTGTCGGTCATGTTTCCAGCTGCCTGGGCGCGAGTTCCGTTTCCGCATAATTCTAACAGGCATGAGAGCGAACTCGGAGGGCACGGGTTCGCTGACGCCCTCATTGTTTTCACTGGAGGAGTTCAGCAGAATCGCCGCACAAGGTATGCTGGCAAGCCGAAACCACACTCCAATTCTATGGCGGACATGATGGCGGAATCTTCGAGCGCAACCGGCGGACTGGCGAATTCGCCACGCACCAACCCTTGGTTAGTATTCCTGCTGCCGATGGTCGTGTATTCGGTCGCCAACATGTTCGAGCCGGCGCCGCCGGGGGCGGAGGTCGCCGAGGCGGCCGTCAACATGTATCGCCACTACCCGGCGATCTACGCCGTGAAGATTGCGCTCACCATCATGGCGATTTCATTCGTTTGGCCCGGCTACAAGCAGCTGATGCCGGTTCGCGCCAGTTGGCTCGCCGTCGTGGTTGGCGTTGTCGGTGTGGTGCTCTGGGTCGGCCTTTGGCGTCTGGATTTGGAATCCCACCTCGGCATCCGCAGGCTGATCGGCGGCATGGGCCAGCGCAGCGCTTTTAATCCATTCGACAACCTGGACTCCCCCGCCAAGGCCTGGGCGTTCATGGCCGTTCGACTGTTCGGCTTGACGCTCGTGGTCCCGCTGATCGAAGAAATGTTCCTGCGCGGCTTCGTGACCCGCTTCGCCATCGAACAGAAGTGGATGGACGTACCGTTCGGCAAACTCACGCCGATCGCGGTCGCCGCGGCCATCGCCGTCCCCGTCTTGATGCATCCAGCGGAGCTATTCGCCGCGACCGCCTGGTTCGGGTTGATGGTCGGAATGTACGCCAAGACGAAAAACATCTGGGATTGCGTCGTCGCGCACATCACGACCAACGGCCTGCTGGGGCTGTATGTGCTGACCTCCGCGAACCCGGCCGCTTGGCAGTTGCTCTAAGTGGTGACTTTTGCAGCGACGTCGCGCGCAATAAGCCCAGCCCCGTACTTAAGGATAGTCGGGCTACTACGAAATATGAATCACTTCAAGGATGAGTCCGCGAATTGCAAACTCGCGCGGACATTGCCATCCTCGAAGCGCAGCCGTTCGTCGATACTCTTTCCGGCAATCGTCGGCAGTGCTTCGTTCGACGCATGTTCTCGAACGCGGCGCATCGTCGCGGCTAAGTCGCTGGCCGGAAGTTTGTCGAACGTGGCCCAATATTTCTCCGTCAAGCACGGCACGCGCAGCGGGTCGCGAGTAATCATTTCCAGGTTCAAGCGAATCTCCGGTTGCTTGGCGCGGAGCGATTGCACGATCCGCTTCAAATCGAGGAAACCTTGCCCGAGCGGAACTTCGGACAGCAAAAAGCCGTCGGCATACTCTTGCAACACCATGTCTTTGAAGTGCGATGTAAAAGCGACCGGGGCATAGGCGTCGACAACTTCATGCGGTTCTTCCAATAGGGCGACGCTGTTCCCGGTGTCAACGCAAACGCCGATCAGCGGGCAATCGATGCGGCGCAAGATGTCGAGTAGTTCGTCGGTGCGCCAGTCCTTGTGGTTTTCCACTGCGAGTCGTACGCCGGTTTGCTCTACCGCCGGCT from Planctomycetia bacterium includes:
- a CDS encoding SgcJ/EcaC family oxidoreductase; translation: MRPNTLLPLLAILCGWMTAPPLIHAAEGDEAAVRAAIDSYVEAYNRGDVEAVLAHWADDAEYLLSGGERVQGRDALREVFAESLAEENRASITVANPHVRILSDTVATEEGAATMTRTGETPEETSYLAIYVKQGDAWKLTTVRETEVQPVSISPAAEQLEQLAWLVGEWKDESEDAKVSISIRWSGNNAFLVYTFKAEAPGTEPLEGTQIIGWDPVQEVIRSWMFDSDGGFGEGVWTKDNDRWVVTFEQTLPDGGHAAATNIYTLAADNSFTWHAFQRTLNGETLPNLHDISIVRVQSEPPADTTSATPPAPADDPAVSK
- a CDS encoding TlpA disulfide reductase family protein, which gives rise to MYKFAVSIFASAIALSGCGPQPTVTTTSSATDAPAPAAAAAVSQAPIATVALHEATHNNFRDLLESKRGKVVFVDYWGTWCGNCMEEFPHTVELANKHRDAGLAVISVAMELDPTDEATQAAALDFLTKQNATFENLLYEADGTTEEAQAGFNMSEGTVLPYFQLYDRAGKLVKEFTFSDPQNPISREDIDAAVAEAVAGGVEE
- a CDS encoding thioredoxin family protein, encoding MKRRLFCLVAVACSFGLSLAAVNAADKENKGLEIGAQAPDWGSIPGTDDKDHSLKDLEEKKAVVMVFTCNHCPVAVMYEDRLVELQKDYEEKGVQVVAINVQDGEADNLPAMKQRAEQKGFNFPYLFDVSQESGKAYGAKVTPHVFLLDSERKLAYVGAIDDNPQDAAEVKKTYLRDAIDAVLAGSQPETASTKPAGCGIRYEKK
- a CDS encoding helix-hairpin-helix domain-containing protein — translated: MRENHGQENSEGIASRIWLKRAEQATTAALVVAALALMALYWWRQGGWQGRMIDVERLPSRSATFQVDVNTAPWTELSQVPEIGETLAQRIVEYRTQHGPFRSPAELSNVPGIGPRTLERMLPALQPFAAAEKERASP
- the nadC gene encoding carboxylating nicotinate-nucleotide diphosphorylase — translated: MNDNRNEGEQRRPMKDFAVITWDERLAADCRDLVRLAIREDLDRAYDWTTVALVPEGATATARIVARQSGVIAGLPAARLALVEYDEAATFAQHLDDGARVERGDCVATVSGSARTLLTAERVLLNFLGRLSGVASLTRRYCDAAAGAKARIYDTRKTTPGWRRLEKYAVHIGGGHNHRAGLYDAVLIKDNHLAFGADGDVGARYSPAEAVQRVRDFLRESSLGVQWASLIIEVEVDSLEQLAAVLPVCPDIILLDNMSPATLATAVAQRDAMAPSVELEASGGVTLETVAAIAQTGVDRISSGALTHSAVNFDVALDWGLA
- a CDS encoding aspartate aminotransferase family protein, with the translated sequence MTDTFDDEGQDRLHLLHSLHNPKAQEHPHIWVAGRGSVLIDQTGREFLDGLAGLWNVVVGHGREELADAAADQMKRLAYASAYAGGSNRPAIQLAEKLAEICYPNVNRFFFTSGGAESNETAFKTARYFWRAAGHEGKFKVIGRQWGYHGTTLAAMSATGISSYWPMFEPRVPGFLHIESPYPYRFDAEKHRRGPDDRRTPGEMAADLLEAAIVREGADTVAAFIGEPIQGAGGVIVPPDDYWPRIRNICDRHNVLLIADEVITGFGRTGEWFALSRYGIEPDLVTFAKGITSGYFPFGGVGVSDRIAAAIDAGVGERAWMHAFTYSAHPVGCAVALANLAILEREGLLQRAAELGVRLLRQLKTLGTHPNVGDVRGLGLMAAVEFVADRATKAEFPAAEKVGPRVHDATQSRGLFTRLRGDVYNLAPSFVTTEAQIGRMVEILGESIDIVLGARGR
- a CDS encoding CAAX prenyl protease-related protein, giving the protein MADMMAESSSATGGLANSPRTNPWLVFLLPMVVYSVANMFEPAPPGAEVAEAAVNMYRHYPAIYAVKIALTIMAISFVWPGYKQLMPVRASWLAVVVGVVGVVLWVGLWRLDLESHLGIRRLIGGMGQRSAFNPFDNLDSPAKAWAFMAVRLFGLTLVVPLIEEMFLRGFVTRFAIEQKWMDVPFGKLTPIAVAAAIAVPVLMHPAELFAATAWFGLMVGMYAKTKNIWDCVVAHITTNGLLGLYVLTSANPAAWQLL
- a CDS encoding sugar phosphate isomerase/epimerase family protein; this translates as MKLSRRTFSVIAAQAAACLGAGRAWAESVNMPLHELGLGIVIHSYGIRAGQPGAEGFSDPLVFLEYCRQLGAAGVQTSLGKLDALAAEKMSAAATEAKMYVEGIVSLPEDEGDVARFTEVLRTSAACGAQVVRTVMLSGRRYETFADLASFQAFARESFQRLEWAKPAVEQTGVRLAVENHKDWRTDELLDILRRIDCPLIGVCVDTGNSVALLEEPHEVVDAYAPVAFTSHFKDMVLQEYADGFLLSEVPLGQGFLDLKRIVQSLRAKQPEIRLNLEMITRDPLRVPCLTEKYWATFDKLPASDLAATMRRVREHASNEALPTIAGKSIDERLRFEDGNVRASLQFADSSLK